In the genome of Ensifer sp. WSM1721, the window CGACCTGCAGATGCCCGTAATTGTACATGTCTGACGCGATCTCGTCCGAGAGCCTCAAGCCCATGCCGCGCACCTCGACCGGTTTCGCGTCGGTGATCTGGCACATGACGTCGACATAATGGACGCCGCAGTCGACGATCGGCGAGGTCGTCTGCATCAGCGACTTGTGCGTCGCCCAGGTCTCGCCGCTCGACTGTTGGTTTAGGTTCATGCGGAAGACATAAGGTCCGCCGAGTTTGCGGGCTTCCGCGATCAGCCGCATCCAGGATGGGTGATGGCGCAGGATATAGCCGATCACCAGCTTGCGGTCGTTGGCTCGGGCGCAGGCGACGACCCGCTCGGCATCGGCGACCGTGGTCGCCAGCGGCTTCTCGACGAAGACGTGGCAGCCTGCCTCCATGGCCGTCACCGCATAGGCGGCGTGGCTGTCCGAATAGGTATTGATCGAACAGAGCTCCGGCCTGAGTTCGAGAAGTGCCTCCTTGAAGGAGGGGAGGATCTCGTATCCGCGTAACGCCTCCGGCAGCGCGACTTTCGAGCGGTTGACGAGGCCGGCGATCTCGAAGCCGGGATTTTCGTGGTAGGCGAGCGCATGGCTGCGCCCCATGTTGCCGAGACCGGCTACGAGAACGCGGATGGGATTTTTGGAAAGACTCACTTGACCGCTCCTGCCGTGATGCCGCGGATCAGTTGCCGCGAGAAGATGACGTAGAGGACGAGTACGGGGAAGATCGCCAGCGACAGTGCGGACAGGACCGCATTCCAGTTGGTGACGAACTGCCCGATGAAGATCTGCGAGCCGAGCGTCACCGTCTTCGTCGTCTCCGCGGGCGCGAGGATCAGCGGGAACCAGAGATCGTTCCAGATCGGGATCATGGTGAAGACGGCGACCGTCGCCATGGCCGGGCGGATGAGCGGCAGCACCAGCCGGAAGAAGATCGCATATTCCGAAAGCCCGTCTATGCGCCCGGCGTTCTTCAGGTCGTCCGACACGGTGCGCATGAACTCCGAGAGGATGAAGACCGCGAGCGGCAGGCCCTGCGCCGTATAGACGAGGATCAGCGCCGTCAGCGTGTTGACGAGGTTCGCCGCCACCATGCCCTGCAGGATCGCGACCGTTCCGAGCCGGATCGGGATCATGATGCCGAGAGCGAGATAGAGCCCCATCAAGGCGTTGCCGCGGAAGCGATATTCGGAAAGGGCGAAGGCGGCCATGGCGCCGAAGAGCAGCACGAGCGCGATCGACACGACGGTGACGATGACGCTGTTCTGGAAATATCCGAGGAAATCGCCCTGCTTCAGTACGGTCTCATAGCCGATCAGGCTGAAGGTTTCGGGCGTTGGGATCGCCAGCGGTTCGCGAAAGATCGCGTTGCGGCTCTTGAAGGAGTTGACGATCGTCAGGAACACCGGAAACAGCGCCACGAGTGTATAGGCGATCAGCGCGGCATGGACCGCGCCGGTCCGGACGAGGGAGGTGCGTGCTTTCGACATCTTGGATCCTCCTCAGAACTGATAGCGGCGCATGCGGCGCTGGATGACGAAGAGATAGAGCGAGACGCCGGCGAGAATGATGAGGAACATGATCGCGGCGATCGTTGCGCCCATCGACCGGTCGCCGAGCTGGAGCTGGAAACCGAAGAAGGTGCGGTAGAGCAGCGTGCCGAGGATGTCCGTCGACCCGTCCGGCCCGGCGAGCGCGCCCTGCACCGTGTAGATTAGGTCGAAAGCATTGAAGTTGCCGACGAAGGTGAGGATCGAGACGATGCCGATGGCCGGCAGTATCAAAGGTAGCTTGATCTTCCAGAACTGGCTCCAGCCGGTGACGCCGTCGAGTTCGGCCGCCTCGATCACCTCGTCCGGAATGTTGAGGAGAGCCGCATAGATCAGCATCATCGGGATGCCGATATATTGCCAGACCGAGATCAAGGAGACGGCGATCAGCGCCGAGTCGGGCCGCCCGAGCCAGGGCGCGAACAGCCATTTCAGCCCGACGACATCCATGAGGTAAGGCGCGACACCCCAGATAGGCGACAGGATCAGCTTCCAGATGAAGCCGACGATGACGAAGGACAAGAGCGTCGGCAGGAAGATCGCCGTCCGGTAGAAGGTGCTGAAGCGCAGCTTCGGGATCGACAGCATGGCGGCGAGCGCAATGCCGATCGGGTTCTGCACTGCCATGTGGATGAGGAAGAAGACGAAATTGTTCTTCAGCGCGTTCCAGAAATCCGCCGCCCAGCGCGGGTCGCCGAAGAGAACCTTGAAATTGCCGAGGCCGACGAAGGCGTATTGGCCGTCGACCGTGTTGTAGAAGGACTGGCGGAGCGTCTCGATCAGCGGCAGGATCATCACCGCCGTGTAGACGGCGAGTGCCGGCAGCAGGAAGACGAGGATGTGCCAGCGCCGGGGGCGCTTCAGCTCACTGACGTCCGTTATGGTTTCGCGTGGATTCATCGGCCTCTGGCCCGTTCTAACCGGCTGGCGCTTGCGCAGCCTCGATGTCGCTCGAAATGGGGCGCGTTTCCTGTCGCGCGCCTCGGCTGATACGCCGCTGCGGGCGCGGAGAAGTCGGCCTCGCCAACTTTCCGGTCGCTCGCGCATCCAAGCACAAGCTGCGGCGTTGTGCCCGCGCGAAGATTAATTCCTGCGCAGGGAGCAACAGGGGCGCGCGGCTGTGGCCACACGCCCCTACAAGTTTACTTAGCCGGCTTGTACCAGCTATCGAGGCCTTCCTGCAGCTTCTTGGCAGCGTCTTCCGGCGTCTGGGTGCCGTTGATGACATTGGCCGCTGCTACCCAGGCTTCGTTTTCGAGGTTCGGCGTGCCGCGCGACAGGATCTGATAGGTCGAACGGATCGTCGACTTGCACTTCTCACGCCAGGAGACGAATTCCTGGGCGAGCGGATCGGTCATCTTCACGGCGGTCGAGTTCAGGCTGAAGAAGCCGGGGAGCGCATTCGCGTAGATCTCCGCGAATTCCGGCGAAGCCACCCAGCTGAGGAAGGTCTTGGCCGCCTCCGCGTTCGGGCTCTTGGCATTGAGGCCGATGCCGATGTCGTTGTGGTCGGAGATGTAGCAGGTGTCGCCGGCTTTCTTCACCGGTGGCGGGAAGGCGCCCATCTTGAACTGGGCCTGGGTGTTGAAGCCGGAGATTTCCCAGGAGCCCGCCGGGTAGATCGCGGCGCGGCCGAGCGTGAAGAGGTTCTGGCTGTCCGGATAGGTCTGCGCCTCGAAACCGTCGCCGAGATAATCCTTCCACTTGGCGAGCACGCGGTACGGCTCGACCCAGGGTTCGTCGGTCAGCTTCTGCTCGCCCTTGATGAGCGCGAGGCGGCCTTCCTCGCCCTTCCAGTAGTTCGGGCCGATGTTCTGGTAGCCCATGGTCGCGGCTTCCCAGAGGTCCTTCGTGCCCATCGCCATCGGAATGTAGTTGCCGTCCGCCTTGATCTTGTCGAGTGCGGCGAAGAATTCCTCCTCGGTCGTCGGCACGGAAATGCCGAGCTGGTCGAAGGCATCCTTGTTGTAGATGAAGCCGTGGATGACCGATGCCATCGGCACGCAGAAGGTTGTCTTGCCGTCATCCGTCGTCCAGGCGGCCTTGGCGACGTCGGAGAAGTTCTCCATGCCCGGCAGGCCGGTCAGGTCGGCGAGATGCTTCCTGTTGTAGACTTCGAGCGAAGGGTCGAACGGGCGGCAGGTGATGAGGTCGCCTGCGGAGCCCGCGTCGAGCTTGGCGTTCAAGGCGGCGTTGTATTCGGTCGGGGCGGACGGCGAGAAGACCACCTTGATGCCGGGGTTCTTCGCCTCGAAGGCCGGGATCAGCTTTTCCTGCCAGATCGCCAGGTCGTCATTGCGCCAGCTCTCGATCGTCAGCGTCACGTCCTGCGCCACAGCAAGCCCGGCCGAGCCGAGAATGCTCGATGCGAGCAGCAAGCCTTTCATTGTTGTGCGGGTCATTCAGGTTCTCCCTCTTATAAGCGCCGTCACGGCGCGGTTTGGATCCCGGTTTCATTCGTGCGAGACGATCGCCATCGCCCGGCGCAAATTCTGTTTGGCATTTTGAAGTGCCGCTTCGGCCTCCGCTACGTCCCTCGCCCCGGAGGCGAGCAGGATCGCGACCTTGACCGAGCCGGAGGCGAGGCTGATCAGCCGGCCGGCCTCGGCCGCGCCGACGCCGGTCACATCCGAGACGATCCGGATTGCACGGCCGCGCAGCTTGATGTTGTCGGCGCGCAGGTTGACCATGTGGCCGTCGAGCACATGGCCGAGATGAATGCCGACCAGCGTCGAAAACATGTTGAAGGCGATCTTCTGCGCGGTTCCCGCGCCCATGCGCGTCGAGCCGGACACCACCTCCGGCGGCGTTTGCAGGAGGATCGCGACGTCGGCGCCGTTGAAGAGAGCCGCGCCGGCATTGTTCGCCATGGCAATGATCTTCGCGCCGCGCTTCTTGGCTTCGTCGGCGGCGGCGAGCGCGTAGGGAGTGGAGCCGCTGGCGGAGACGGAGATCAGGCAGTCGCCGGCTCCAATGCCGGCGTCACGCACGTCGGCGCGCGCAAGCTCCATGTCGTCCTCGTAGCCGCCGGCAAGATCGGCGAGGCTCCGAGCGCCCCCGGCAAGCAGTATGGCGATCTGTTCTTTCGGGATGCCATAGGTGCCGGGCAGTTCGAGCGCGTCGGCCATGGCCATCAGGCCCGAGCTTCCGGCCCCGGCATAGGCAAGCCGCCCGCCGGCGGCAAGAACTTCCGCGGAAAGTGCGGCCGCCGCGGCAATAGGCTCGATCGCCTGATCGACGGATTTCGCCGCGGCCTGCTGGCCGGAGGCAAGCAGGCGGAGGGCCAGCGCCGGATGCATCACATCCAGGCCCTTGGAATTGTCGTGGCGCTCTTCGGTCTTGGCTGCGGGCATGACAACGTTCTCCTCTTCGGGAATTAATGCCAAAAAAATACCACTTGTCTAGGAGAAATTTAACTTTTGAGGTCAGAAAACACCGATGGGTGAAATTTACGGGAGAAAATCAAAGATTTAACGCGAATCTGGTATCTTTGTTCGAAATGGCGCTTGGTTAATGGTATTTTTTTGGTATCTTGGGGGACGGAGGTGTCCATGACGTTTTACCTGATCGGAATCGATGGTGGCGGAACGAGCTGCCGCGCAGCCGTTGCGCTCCCGGACGGTCGCATCCTTGGCCGCGGAAAAGCGGGCGCCGCTAATATTCTCACCGATCCCGAAACGGCGCTGCAGAATATCACCGATGCGGCGCGCGCGGCCTTCGAGGATGCGGGGCTCGATCCGGCCGGCATCACGGCATCGCGCGCCATTCTCGGCGTGGCCGGCCACAACGTCGGTGACGCCGTTCATTACGTGAAAAGGCGGCTTCCCTTCGCCGTCGCGGACATCGAATCCGATGGGCTGATCGCCCTTCAAGGCGCCCTAGGCGATAAGGACGGGGCGGTCGCGATCCTCGGAACCGGCACCATTTATATCGCCCGCGAAGGAGATGCGGTCAGCTATATCGGTGGTTGGGGTTTCACGATCGGCGATCATGGCAGCGGCGCGCGCATCGGCCATGCCCTCCTGCAGGAAAGCCTGCTCTCCTATGACGGCATCCATGAGGGTTCGGCCGTGACGGATTCCGTGCTTTCCGAGTTCAACAACGATCCGCGCGACGTCGTCGATTTCGCGCGCCTAGCCAAGCCCGGCGAGTTCGGGCGCTATGCGCCGCGCGTCTTCGACCACGCCGAGCGTGGCGATCCGGTGGCGCTGCGCCTCATCAAGGCAGCTGCGACCACGGTGGACGAGGCGCTCGACGTGGTGGTCTCCAGGGGGAGCCGGACGATCTGCCTGCTCGGCGGGCTCGCGCCGCTCTATCGCCGCTGGCTTGCCGAGCGGCACCAACCGCTTTTCGTCGAGGCGGAGGCCGATGCTCTGACCGGTGCCGTCGCGCTCGCTGCCGCCCGCTTCGGGTCCCGGCCGGAGGTCTCTGCATGAACCAGCAGCTTGCCGCCATCCTGCCGCTCGAGGGTCTGCAGTCGGGCGGCGCGG includes:
- a CDS encoding N-acetylglucosamine kinase, encoding MTFYLIGIDGGGTSCRAAVALPDGRILGRGKAGAANILTDPETALQNITDAARAAFEDAGLDPAGITASRAILGVAGHNVGDAVHYVKRRLPFAVADIESDGLIALQGALGDKDGAVAILGTGTIYIAREGDAVSYIGGWGFTIGDHGSGARIGHALLQESLLSYDGIHEGSAVTDSVLSEFNNDPRDVVDFARLAKPGEFGRYAPRVFDHAERGDPVALRLIKAAATTVDEALDVVVSRGSRTICLLGGLAPLYRRWLAERHQPLFVEAEADALTGAVALAAARFGSRPEVSA
- a CDS encoding ABC transporter substrate-binding protein, which translates into the protein MTRTTMKGLLLASSILGSAGLAVAQDVTLTIESWRNDDLAIWQEKLIPAFEAKNPGIKVVFSPSAPTEYNAALNAKLDAGSAGDLITCRPFDPSLEVYNRKHLADLTGLPGMENFSDVAKAAWTTDDGKTTFCVPMASVIHGFIYNKDAFDQLGISVPTTEEEFFAALDKIKADGNYIPMAMGTKDLWEAATMGYQNIGPNYWKGEEGRLALIKGEQKLTDEPWVEPYRVLAKWKDYLGDGFEAQTYPDSQNLFTLGRAAIYPAGSWEISGFNTQAQFKMGAFPPPVKKAGDTCYISDHNDIGIGLNAKSPNAEAAKTFLSWVASPEFAEIYANALPGFFSLNSTAVKMTDPLAQEFVSWREKCKSTIRSTYQILSRGTPNLENEAWVAAANVINGTQTPEDAAKKLQEGLDSWYKPAK
- a CDS encoding Gfo/Idh/MocA family protein, with product MGRSHALAYHENPGFEIAGLVNRSKVALPEALRGYEILPSFKEALLELRPELCSINTYSDSHAAYAVTAMEAGCHVFVEKPLATTVADAERVVACARANDRKLVIGYILRHHPSWMRLIAEARKLGGPYVFRMNLNQQSSGETWATHKSLMQTTSPIVDCGVHYVDVMCQITDAKPVEVRGMGLRLSDEIASDMYNYGHLQVVFEDGSVGWYEAGWGPMMSETAFFVKDVISPNGSVSIVMDEKAKSDDIDVHTKTAVIRLHSAATGPDGRFLTSDEDLTMEGEPGHQELCNREQAFVLKAIREDIDLDRHMDDAVQSLKICLAADESVRIGKPVKL
- a CDS encoding carbohydrate ABC transporter permease, which encodes MSKARTSLVRTGAVHAALIAYTLVALFPVFLTIVNSFKSRNAIFREPLAIPTPETFSLIGYETVLKQGDFLGYFQNSVIVTVVSIALVLLFGAMAAFALSEYRFRGNALMGLYLALGIMIPIRLGTVAILQGMVAANLVNTLTALILVYTAQGLPLAVFILSEFMRTVSDDLKNAGRIDGLSEYAIFFRLVLPLIRPAMATVAVFTMIPIWNDLWFPLILAPAETTKTVTLGSQIFIGQFVTNWNAVLSALSLAIFPVLVLYVIFSRQLIRGITAGAVK
- a CDS encoding carbohydrate ABC transporter permease, whose product is MNPRETITDVSELKRPRRWHILVFLLPALAVYTAVMILPLIETLRQSFYNTVDGQYAFVGLGNFKVLFGDPRWAADFWNALKNNFVFFLIHMAVQNPIGIALAAMLSIPKLRFSTFYRTAIFLPTLLSFVIVGFIWKLILSPIWGVAPYLMDVVGLKWLFAPWLGRPDSALIAVSLISVWQYIGIPMMLIYAALLNIPDEVIEAAELDGVTGWSQFWKIKLPLILPAIGIVSILTFVGNFNAFDLIYTVQGALAGPDGSTDILGTLLYRTFFGFQLQLGDRSMGATIAAIMFLIILAGVSLYLFVIQRRMRRYQF
- a CDS encoding N-acetylmuramic acid 6-phosphate etherase, coding for MPAAKTEERHDNSKGLDVMHPALALRLLASGQQAAAKSVDQAIEPIAAAAALSAEVLAAGGRLAYAGAGSSGLMAMADALELPGTYGIPKEQIAILLAGGARSLADLAGGYEDDMELARADVRDAGIGAGDCLISVSASGSTPYALAAADEAKKRGAKIIAMANNAGAALFNGADVAILLQTPPEVVSGSTRMGAGTAQKIAFNMFSTLVGIHLGHVLDGHMVNLRADNIKLRGRAIRIVSDVTGVGAAEAGRLISLASGSVKVAILLASGARDVAEAEAALQNAKQNLRRAMAIVSHE